Proteins from a genomic interval of Chitinophagales bacterium:
- a CDS encoding LuxR C-terminal-related transcriptional regulator, with the protein MSFYHKLFQFFYTKQSWLLGIVISCFAFGAAHFYRGGERVYWMWEKHPYVPLILTAIGTYGAILWVRIHEQKLEESFEAKIQTQKSALQNKIETLTKRQLEIFLLIAAGKSNKEIASELFIEQSTLKSHINQIYKNLEISNRKQAIQLAKQLEVNLKQTKI; encoded by the coding sequence ATGTCTTTCTACCATAAACTCTTCCAGTTTTTCTATACCAAACAAAGTTGGTTGTTAGGAATCGTCATTAGTTGTTTTGCATTTGGAGCAGCACATTTTTATAGAGGAGGCGAGCGAGTGTATTGGATGTGGGAAAAGCATCCTTATGTTCCTTTAATTTTAACTGCAATAGGTACTTATGGAGCAATTTTATGGGTCAGGATTCACGAACAAAAATTGGAGGAATCTTTTGAGGCAAAAATTCAAACCCAAAAATCAGCACTACAAAACAAAATCGAAACCCTCACCAAACGCCAATTGGAGATTTTTTTACTCATTGCAGCAGGCAAAAGCAACAAAGAAATCGCCTCTGAACTCTTCATTGAGCAAAGTACGCTCAAATCTCACATCAATCAAATCTACAAAAATCTTGAAATCTCCAATCGCAAGCAAGCGATTCAGTTGGCGAAACAATTGGAGGTAAATCTCAAACAGACAAAGATTTAA
- a CDS encoding Uma2 family endonuclease — protein sequence MHTLTLKTDMLPDRMGDNLFFQFCVQHRDLRIERNQNKEIIIMAPTGSETGHYNSEVLIDLGIWNRKYKLGYVFDSSTGFTLPNGAVRSPDVSWIEKEKWEAIAEVDKKVFAPVCPDFVIEIRSKTDSLKTLKEKMKEYVLNGTRLAWLLDMKDKKTYVYSPKLKEESSDEIVVLEKVQGFDEKLLGEDVLPEFELDADSL from the coding sequence ATGCATACTTTAACATTGAAAACCGATATGTTGCCTGATAGAATGGGAGATAATTTGTTCTTTCAGTTTTGTGTGCAACATCGTGATTTGAGAATTGAACGCAACCAGAATAAAGAAATTATCATTATGGCACCAACAGGTTCTGAAACAGGACACTATAACAGTGAGGTTCTAATAGATTTAGGGATATGGAATCGGAAGTATAAACTGGGATATGTCTTTGATTCTTCAACAGGTTTTACACTGCCAAATGGTGCGGTTCGTTCACCCGATGTTTCTTGGATTGAAAAAGAAAAATGGGAAGCTATTGCAGAAGTTGACAAAAAAGTATTTGCGCCTGTTTGCCCTGATTTTGTGATTGAAATTCGCTCCAAAACAGATTCACTCAAAACATTGAAGGAGAAGATGAAAGAGTATGTCTTGAATGGAACTCGTTTGGCTTGGCTCTTGGATATGAAGGATAAAAAGACGTATGTTTATTCGCCCAAATTGAAGGAAGAAAGTAGTGATGAAATAGTTGTTTTGGAGAAAGTTCAGGGATTTGATGAAAAGCTTTTGGGAGAGGATGTGTTGCCTGAATTTGAATTGGATGCCGATTCATTGTAG